GAGCGACGCGGCGTAACCTTCAAGCCCAAGTGGACACGCATCCTCTTTGGCCTGGAGGGTCAGGAGAGCATTGACCGCTACAAGTGTGAACAGAATGTCTATTGGTGTGTGAAGAATGGTCCCCTGGTCAAACTAATGATGGGGGCGCTGAAGAGCTCCGGGTGCCCCCTCGATCTGCGTCGGCACATCTCGTGTGAGGTGTGCGATCCCTCGGTGACTGGTGGCTACGATCCCAAGTTAAATCAGATTGTGGTCTGCCAGAATATGGCAAAGAACAAGAGCATGGTGCACGGGGTGCTTACGCATGAAATGATACACATGTTCGACTACTGCAACAACGATCTGGACTTTAAAAATGTGGATCACCTGGCGTGTACGGAGATCCGAGCGGCCAACCTCGCGCATTGCTCTTTTTTGAGTGCCATGTTCCAGGGCGATGCATCGCCGTTTAACGTAAAAGAGGCGCATCAGGTGTGTGAATCAATTGCAATGTTAATTCGTATGGAAAGTCTTTTAATCCTGATCTTCTATGATACCTAGAACTGTGTCAAGACCAAGGCTTTGGCGTCTGTGCTGGCTGTGCGTAATATAAGCAAAGCAGATGCTATTGCGGCAGTGGAGCGAGTCTTCCCCAAGTGCTATGCGGATCTGGAGCCCATTGGCAGAAGAATCCGGCGCAATTCCACGGACCAACAGAAGGCCTACATGGAGGGACCCATGTATGGCTATGACGTATATTGAAATGGCTGTAATAgatctgtttgttttttaataaaactaTGTTTTAAGCTTTAAACGTTTGGAGCATCATGCTGAACCAACAGAATGGCTTTTATAACGAAATTGATTCCCATTAAATGAAGTATGTACGCTTAGCCATGGAAATGTACCAAGTTCAAAACAGATAGACGGTTATAGTACATCCCATGAGGCAATTCATGACCAAATTGTAGGTATATAAAACCTTTGTTGAGGGCTCTAGGGTTTAGTAAAAGTTGGTAAATCATAAAGCAAAAGTGATGGAGGATTGTGAAATAATTGGAATGATATTGGAGTTCATTGGGGATGTACTATTCGGTTGTAAGTTGGAGGATATAGGAGAAGAAGAACTGGATAAGTAATATTCATACAAAAGCAAAGATTTAGCTTCATTTTTCCTGATTTAAAATGCACtaaaaccatttaaaaatatttctgaaTTTTCAGCTGACACCAGCAATGACGATTACGACTCTTAGTGCGACAGAAATCATTATAAAAATGTCCCAAAATAATATTCTATAATGAATATTataacattaaattaaattactcGCAATAATGGTCATGCGAAGCATTAACCTTCAACATTTATCTCCTATAAATACAAAATCTACCCGGTATTCAGAGTTATATCATACACCATGGATTGCTGTGAgcttattgaaatatttctggCTTTCCTCAACGACTTATTCTTCTCCGACA
The sequence above is a segment of the Drosophila subobscura isolate 14011-0131.10 chromosome U, UCBerk_Dsub_1.0, whole genome shotgun sequence genome. Coding sequences within it:
- the LOC117901469 gene encoding mitochondrial inner membrane protease ATP23 homolog; protein product: MDFLTKVWAKEAPTPIDIETPTARKEKPSTPPVAAADSQHVQDSPSSDQPPSNESKDWGYDLYPERRGVTFKPKWTRILFGLEGQESIDRYKCEQNVYWCVKNGPLVKLMMGALKSSGCPLDLRRHISCEVCDPSVTGGYDPKLNQIVVCQNMAKNKSMVHGVLTHEMIHMFDYCNNDLDFKNVDHLACTEIRAANLAHCSFLSAMFQGDASPFNVKEAHQNCVKTKALASVLAVRNISKADAIAAVERVFPKCYADLEPIGRRIRRNSTDQQKAYMEGPMYGYDVY